A window of the Terriglobales bacterium genome harbors these coding sequences:
- a CDS encoding amidohydrolase family protein gives MRIARIGIALVLFSSASASAQFSPGRTPTAVAAPPQVIAIRAGRLIDGKSDQPRANQLVLIRGNRIESVGDAASAQLPPNAQVIDLTRATMLPGLIESHTHIFLQGEDPAQGGYDANLLDHPVAYRAARAAVAARRALEQGFTTIRDVETEGAGYGDVGIKEAINEGWIPGPRMFVVTRALSTTGGYPLEGYAPEYDLPKGVQIADGPVEFRKATREQLANGADWIKVYMTHRSWVDAQGRLQSQPTLTLDEIKAVVDEAHGWGRKVACHAYNGIGLHRALDGGCDSIEHGLELDDAAIAQMVKQGTWYCPTLSPYYYWWAPENTPQGKRDRKRAEVHGPSFQKALRAGVKIVFGTDVGSFPWTDLNSPIAQEFPRMVEFGMTPMGAIKSATSMPAQMLEMVGQIGVIAPGAYADIIAVSDDPLRDIKALENVGFVMKDGKVFKNEMPGRKE, from the coding sequence CTCATCCGCATCCGCGTCCGCCCAGTTCTCGCCGGGCCGGACGCCAACCGCCGTAGCCGCGCCGCCGCAAGTGATCGCCATCCGCGCCGGCCGGCTCATTGACGGCAAGAGCGACCAGCCGCGCGCCAACCAACTGGTCCTCATTCGCGGCAATCGAATCGAGAGCGTCGGCGACGCCGCGTCCGCACAGCTGCCTCCGAATGCGCAGGTCATCGATCTTACGCGCGCGACCATGCTGCCGGGCCTGATCGAGTCGCATACTCACATATTCTTGCAGGGCGAAGACCCGGCACAGGGCGGCTATGACGCCAACCTGCTTGACCATCCGGTTGCCTATCGCGCCGCGCGGGCAGCGGTGGCGGCCCGCCGCGCCCTCGAGCAGGGCTTTACTACCATTCGCGACGTCGAAACCGAAGGCGCTGGGTACGGCGACGTCGGCATCAAGGAAGCAATCAACGAGGGCTGGATTCCCGGCCCGCGCATGTTCGTGGTGACGCGCGCGCTTTCCACCACCGGCGGCTATCCGCTGGAGGGCTACGCGCCCGAATACGACCTGCCCAAAGGCGTGCAGATTGCCGACGGTCCGGTCGAGTTCCGCAAGGCGACGCGCGAACAGCTGGCCAACGGCGCCGACTGGATCAAGGTCTACATGACGCATCGTTCCTGGGTGGACGCGCAGGGGCGGCTGCAATCGCAACCCACGTTGACCCTGGACGAGATCAAGGCCGTGGTCGATGAAGCGCATGGCTGGGGCCGCAAGGTGGCATGCCACGCCTACAACGGTATCGGGCTGCATCGCGCCCTGGACGGCGGTTGCGACTCCATCGAGCACGGGCTGGAACTGGACGATGCCGCCATCGCGCAGATGGTCAAACAGGGGACGTGGTACTGCCCGACGCTTTCGCCCTATTATTACTGGTGGGCGCCGGAAAACACGCCCCAAGGCAAGCGTGACCGCAAGCGAGCCGAAGTTCATGGGCCGTCATTCCAGAAAGCGCTGCGAGCAGGCGTGAAGATCGTCTTTGGCACTGACGTTGGCAGTTTTCCCTGGACTGACCTGAACTCGCCGATCGCGCAGGAGTTTCCGCGCATGGTGGAGTTCGGGATGACGCCGATGGGCGCGATCAAGTCGGCAACGTCAATGCCGGCGCAGATGCTGGAGATGGTGGGGCAGATCGGTGTGATTGCGCCGGGCGCTTATGCCGACATCATCGCGGTTTCCGACGATCCGCTGCGCGACATCAAGGCGCTGGAGAATGTTGGCTTCGTAATGAAAGACGGCAAAGTTTTCAAGAACGAAATGCCAGGACGAAAGGAATGA
- a CDS encoding nitroreductase family deazaflavin-dependent oxidoreductase, whose product MPARNEALKDRLSRYRQINITVTGRKSGKAISIPVWFISEDDTLYLLPVQGSDTQWYKNLLQKPKIGIDARGNRAEFKAVPITDPKQVSSVVEKFRAKYASDVKKYYSKFDVAVRVRMS is encoded by the coding sequence ATGCCGGCGCGCAACGAAGCTCTCAAAGACCGCCTCTCCCGCTATCGCCAAATCAATATCACTGTTACCGGCAGAAAGTCAGGAAAGGCTATATCCATCCCGGTCTGGTTCATCTCCGAGGACGACACGCTTTATCTGTTGCCGGTGCAGGGATCCGATACGCAGTGGTACAAGAACCTGCTCCAGAAGCCAAAAATTGGGATCGATGCCCGCGGCAACCGGGCTGAATTCAAGGCAGTTCCCATCACGGACCCCAAGCAGGTGTCGTCGGTGGTCGAGAAATTCCGCGCCAAGTACGCCAGCGACGTGAAGAAATACTATTCAAAGTTCGACGTCGCCGTTCGCGTACGGATGAGCTGA